A single window of Helicobacter macacae MIT 99-5501 DNA harbors:
- a CDS encoding tetratricopeptide repeat protein, whose protein sequence is MFEQVMYFYHDPLFGASILLGIVAILIFADWSRNKYKAKKKEMALQDFAKSYSEGSLSDEIIDFLSISKNPTPPLMLLAKTYALAGDRGYAIKIYLGILEKTTNTQEKLIILESLGITYFEAGFLQRAKEIFLEIIKAYPRNRQVLDYLMRVYENMGEYEEALDALESIEELSVPKQRASIEQMRSYLHFMVLKNSNFLSLEKKRKEIVSLMRYCGKINRLALEYLSMYDREAFWAEVLALDTQSSIKHSLHSNPTLIKNEQNHIDSNEAILQVLDILWRFTREEIPFEKLKNHKSIMDIFRSKGYVKDSQECEVFELEALRILHAHSTQRGELTFEYRCNQCKNIFPFDSYRCAVCANIGQMDLVFRVVESRQSQFDSSIDSTQNSAFINSAKQFASNFSAT, encoded by the coding sequence ATGTTTGAGCAAGTAATGTATTTTTACCACGACCCACTTTTTGGGGCGAGTATTTTGCTAGGCATTGTGGCGATTCTTATTTTTGCTGATTGGAGTAGAAACAAATACAAAGCAAAAAAGAAAGAAATGGCATTGCAAGATTTTGCAAAATCTTATAGCGAGGGCTCGCTAAGCGATGAAATAATAGACTTTCTCTCCATATCCAAAAACCCCACTCCACCACTTATGCTACTTGCCAAAACATACGCACTTGCAGGCGATAGAGGCTATGCGATAAAAATCTATCTAGGGATTTTAGAAAAAACAACAAACACACAAGAAAAACTCATCATCTTAGAATCTCTAGGAATCACTTATTTTGAAGCAGGATTTTTGCAAAGGGCGAAAGAAATATTTCTAGAAATCATAAAAGCCTATCCTAGAAATAGGCAGGTTTTGGACTACCTTATGCGCGTGTATGAAAATATGGGTGAGTATGAAGAAGCCCTAGACGCACTAGAATCCATAGAAGAGCTAAGTGTGCCCAAGCAACGCGCTAGCATTGAGCAAATGCGCTCATATCTGCACTTTATGGTATTAAAAAATAGCAACTTTTTATCTCTAGAAAAAAAGCGCAAAGAGATTGTCTCGCTTATGCGCTATTGTGGCAAAATCAATCGCTTAGCCCTAGAATACCTAAGTATGTATGATAGAGAGGCTTTTTGGGCAGAAGTGTTAGCACTAGACACGCAATCAAGCATAAAGCACAGCTTGCACTCAAATCCCACTCTAATAAAAAATGAACAAAATCACATCGATTCTAATGAAGCGATTTTGCAGGTTTTGGATATTTTGTGGCGATTTACTAGAGAGGAAATCCCATTTGAGAAGCTAAAAAATCACAAAAGCATAATGGATATTTTTCGCTCAAAAGGCTATGTCAAAGACAGCCAAGAATGCGAGGTGTTTGAGCTAGAAGCGTTGCGGATTTTGCACGCACATTCTACGCAAAGAGGTGAGCTTACATTTGAATACCGCTGCAATCAATGCAAAAATATCTTTCCGTTTGACTCATATCGTTGCGCAGTGTGTGCAAATATAGGGCAAATGGATTTGGTGTTTAGAGTGGTAGAATCTAGGCAATCACAATTTGACTCTAGCATAGATTCTACGCAAAATAGTGC
- a CDS encoding peptidyl-prolyl cis-trans isomerase yields the protein MQNLANTLHSLRSFCATFFCVALVSATSSTAMLAKSSKKVSQEIKTATETNTNGADKNADESNESSTTTQNTQNTPAKESKNPKSIAPKNIVGGVAIKVNGDPITIYEIKTIQKQRHFDKSQAVEFLIAQRLKTQEIERLKINVDDERLDREIENIASQNQMNTQQFMLALKREGIEYDLYRDELKDQIETRELMRNVLLSAETSSEDEIHKYYNEHKSEFNTPKEVEVARYSAKNPKLLERTIANPNTTISGVEKTQEKLELSALNPQIAQLFSSLKEGRFSQILDAGGGNYVTFRVVKKHGQTLMSFEEARQYIAQKLSQNSQEKVLSEYFEKIKQKAHIQTLREP from the coding sequence ATGCAAAATCTAGCAAATACATTGCACTCATTGCGCAGTTTTTGCGCTACATTTTTTTGTGTTGCCCTAGTGAGTGCTACTTCAAGCACGGCTATGCTAGCAAAAAGTAGCAAAAAAGTATCACAAGAGATAAAAACCGCCACAGAAACAAACACAAATGGCGCAGATAAAAATGCTGATGAATCTAATGAGTCCTCCACAACCACACAAAACACACAAAACACCCCCGCAAAAGAATCCAAAAATCCAAAAAGCATAGCCCCCAAAAACATAGTCGGTGGAGTTGCCATAAAGGTAAATGGCGACCCTATCACTATCTATGAAATAAAAACTATCCAAAAACAACGACATTTTGACAAATCTCAAGCCGTAGAATTTCTAATCGCACAAAGGCTAAAAACACAAGAAATTGAGCGGCTAAAAATCAATGTCGATGACGAAAGGCTTGATAGAGAAATCGAAAATATCGCCTCCCAAAACCAAATGAATACGCAACAATTTATGCTAGCACTGAAACGAGAGGGAATAGAGTATGACTTATACAGAGATGAGCTAAAAGACCAGATAGAGACTAGGGAGCTTATGAGAAATGTGCTACTCTCTGCAGAGACTTCAAGTGAAGATGAAATCCACAAATATTACAATGAACACAAAAGTGAGTTTAACACCCCCAAAGAAGTCGAAGTCGCCCGCTACAGTGCCAAAAATCCAAAACTCCTAGAGCGCACCATAGCCAATCCAAACACAACCATAAGTGGCGTAGAAAAAACCCAAGAAAAGCTAGAGCTAAGTGCGCTAAACCCACAAATAGCACAGCTTTTTTCTTCGCTAAAAGAGGGGAGGTTTAGCCAGATTTTGGACGCAGGTGGTGGCAACTATGTAACTTTCCGCGTAGTCAAAAAGCACGGACAAACGCTTATGAGCTTTGAAGAAGCAAGGCAATATATCGCCCAAAAGCTATCCCAAAATAGCCAAGAAAAAGTGTTAAGTGAGTATTTTGAAAAAATCAAGCAAAAAGCCCATATCCAAACCTTGCGAGAACCGTAA